GACTCCCTCTCTCTGAAAAGAAAGGCCATTTTTACCCGAGATGCTTCCGTTACAAAATTTCTGACATTTACCTATTTCTATCTGAGAAAAACTACGGATGAAATAATACGAGAAAATTGAACTATGTAGAGGGAAGATTGTGATGGGTGAAGCTGAAAGAAATTTTGAATTGTTTGGATCAAGCGGCGAACCATAGAAAACGTAGGTGCAGCTTTGTATCGACATAATGGATAGGCATTGCAAAGGGCAATCAAAAGCCTTTCTTGCATGAAAAGCCCAAACTTCTCTCCTGAAAAAGGTCGCCTGCGAGGCGATCGCCGATCTGCTGCAAAGGCTGCAGCATGATACTATCTCTTGTACAGCAGCACAGCACCAGGATGCTTGTCTCTTTGTTCCACATCCGCACCGGCTTTTCTACGGTCTTCGTTTTGGGAGAGaggagacagagagagagagagagtccaTCTGCATGCATGCACTGCGTGCAAAAGTTTCAACATTGACATTGATCATGCACGTCGTCTTGTGATAGTAATTGCGCTGGTAGCGTTCTATGGAATGGAAGCTGAGGTTTGAAACATTGGCATGGTTCCTGTTCATTAATTTATACtatgatactccctccatttctaaGTATAAGCTTTTTTTAATTCACATAtgaatatatatagatgcattttagagtgtagattcactcattttactttgtatgtactccctccgtcccaaaataagtgtcccAGCTTTGTACTAACTtcagtacaaagttgtactacggTTGCGGCATTTATTTACTTAGAACAGAGAGAGTAGGATTTACATAAAATACAACAAACGCGTATGACTACAAAATTGATATCCTTTTGTTACGTGGATACAAAATTGATATCCAATACAGGCAGGCACATGCATATGATTCCCGTAACTCCAATAGTTTCAAAGATTTTGCGAGCAAAATTAATGCAAGATCAACTTTTATCCACATATAAAGATTTTTGTGTGTTTCTTTAATTTGGATTTGGAAACACGCTTGTCGAATTTCACTGGTGATacctgcacacacacacacacacacacaaacactgGTGCGCGGACGAGACCTACGCTACACAATATCGACAATGGCAAATGGCATTCTCGCAATAACCAGATATAAAGCAATAGTGTTATACACCTGAACGAAAGAAAAAGGGCAGAGATCTTGTTTTGCACGGAGGAAAGATGGTCCCTTTGAGAACAAAAAATGGGCGCAGAGATGCCGGAGCACTGCTAGTGATGATCCATTGCAGCCTTTGCAGGGTCCAGAGGGTCTCGGGGAGGCAAGCAAAGGCTGTTGTGGTAGTACGTGTCCAGTGCTTTGGCTGGCTGGGTTGGTGAAAATGGCAGGCAGGGACAGGGAGCTTCTGGTGTCCCCATGCCTGCCGGTGCCTGTGCGTGTGCCAAGCCTCAGGCGTACGGTTGATGCAATTGCCCGTCTCGTGCAACAATCGGCCGGTGCTCCTCCTGCCCGCCCGCCGTTGCCCGCATGCGCTCGTGCCTTGACTGCATGCGCACGCACAAGGTGACCGAGCATCGCAAGTTCCCGCAATTGCCAGTCTTGATCTCCACTGAACTGCTATGCTACTACTCCTACACGGTGTGGTGAATTCATTTGTACTCCCGTAGTTTTTTCTTATTGAACCTTACTAGTACTTCCTATTGTTTAtgcttgttcttcttcctcctcctatTTATCCTTGTCATCGTATGCCCCATTCAAGCTCATCACTCATGGCATCACTGTCAAGCAAGCATCACGATATTGTCCTAGAGGCGGACAAGCACAAGATCACCAAGCGTCGGAAGTTCCCTCAATGGCCCATCTTGATCTAGACTGGTCTACTATGCTAGTACATAGTGTAGTAAATACATTTATAGTGTTTTCAAACATAAATCATTAGTAGTTTTTTTAATGGTCATGGGAAATAACTCTCCACCTGATTATATTCAAAAGAAATTTATTTAGTTTATAGGGAAAACCATATCGAAAATCAAACATAACAATCTGGTTTATAAGAAAAACAAAACCAAAAACCGCACAAACAACACAATAATTGTTGTCCATACGACAGATACCCCCGGATCTGGAGCCGCCGCTCCGACTACTTCTTGCACCCGAGCCACAACGGCGCAGGAACCACACGCCTTATAGCCCTTGCTACATGAGATGACAGCTTGTAGACCATGCACGTTGCATCAAACATATGGGGCCATCGCCCCAATATGCTTGGTAGACTAAGAGCAACCACAAGTAGAAAAAgggtctttagtcccggttctggaaccgggactaaagggtcgttactaaagcctccccctttagtcccggttcttaacaccaaccggtactaaaggcaattttatgatattttttttgattttttttattattttcaaatttctgaattattttaacttctaatctctaatcacccctcatcactgctcaatttaacctctaatctctaatcacccctcatcattccaaatcatctaacttcccggacggtcacccatcctctcactactccagcctgagcacgcttaactttcagattctattctccctcgtttccaagtctgtaCTTGTTGTTtacctgacaatagtaagatgtcaatcctattaaccctcagaaatttagcttgagcatgaagtcacacatttcactgtttgagtttgaaactattgtccTAAAAACAATagttatttagtaacactaatatttcttgaataagtagtttgaccacagtttgaccagatttgaccaaaattcaaaaaaaactgaaataattatttagtaacactaatatttcttgaataattagtttgaccacagtttgaccaccgtttgaccagatttgaccaaaattcaaaaaaactggaataattatttagtaacactaatattcttgaataattatttagtaacactaatacttcttgaataagtagtttgaccatagtttgaccagatttaacaaaaataaaaaaaataaaaatttgagcataacttttttccttttagaatttgaggattctaaaaatttgcaaacaggccgtaggcggtcaaaatcggatgcggattttcgtgctgaacattttcatatattatacgttttttctgacatcgtatgcaaaagttatagccgttttacattttccctacactttttgcaaaacatgtctaaattgaagtttttaaattttcctaactagtagatgtagtaacataactacatctcgaaggattttaatttttgaagtttttatcattttcttttgctttttacaaaaccgaaaaggcgatccacggggggggggggggggggggggtagagtttgaaaatgggacctttagtgccctttagtcccggttcgtgtctcaaaccgggactaaaggatttagtcccggtttgagacacgaaccgggactaaagggcatggcaccctttagtcccggttcgtgtctcaaaccgggagtAAAGGGctcaggtgaaccgggactaatgccttagccgcacgaaccgggaccaatgctcacattagtcccggttcgtgactgaaccatGACTAATGttaatattgccctgtgaccaaagccctgttttctactagtgaactctagcagaccccgcatcctcCCGACCCGCAAAACGTTTTTGCAGTTCGCGGAAAAACGTCTTTGCGGGTCGGCGTGGACGGCTGCAGTTGCAGACCCCGCATAATGGACCCGTAAAAAAGGATATTCCCATAATATGCTTTTTTACGGGTTGGGGTTGCGGCGTCTGATCTGGCGCATCTCCTCCCGGCCCGCAAAACTTAAATTTGCAACTCAATTTGATCTAGCATATTGCATTGCTTTGACAACGTTGGATACAAAAAGCATCACCAAATCTTTGCTAGAATAGCAAGACTAAAGAAAACAAGAACTACAAGAATGCATTTTAGAAGATTTCCAATTTCCATAGCTGCTCCCACTAGTTGGACTAATATCTTCTTCATGCATTCGTTGTTGATCTGTGGATTCTTCATTTTGCATTCTTCTTTCTTCATCTTTGGTTCGGAAGAAGTAGATGTTGCTTCCCCTCTAGTTGCACATGCAGCTGCATCATTGCCTTCGATTGTACTAAGGAGTGCACTAACATCTATTAAATTTCTTTCTATCAACAAATCAACGTATTGCCCTTCCCAAAACCAAAATGAGCATCTTTCGTCCTACACAAAAGAATGAGCAAGCTCGAAGTGAGCCACCGCAATTTAGCTAAAGAATGAACTGTGAAACGAGCTACCGCAAGTGCACGTACCCCGTCGTTTTCGCATTTGAAGAACACCCATCTGGGGTGCTTCGGCGTGCTCGAAGTGAGCCGCAGCACTTTCCGCGTGCAGTCGTCGCACTCTATGAGCGGCATCGGCAAGCCACAAAGACGTTGCGCGAGCACCGAGCCCGGTGGGCGGCTGGACGAGTACGGCGGGCGGACGAACTCGCACCTGCATGTGGCGATGTGCCCTTGCCTGGGCTGCGGGAGAGGCTCCCCGACCACTCCATCGCTTGGGGCAGCAACCGACGGCCGAAAAAAGCCAAATCCGGCGGCCCGCGATGAAGTGCCGCAGATCTGCAAATCCGGCGGCCCGCCGACgcaggggggggggaggggggaggcctCGTGCGCGTGGCGGCCTTCTGGCGTGCTCCTGCCGGCTGCGGTCGCCGGAATCTTGGGCGGCGGCACGAGAGGGGAGAGGAGAGGTGGTTGGTGGGAGAAAGCGCGGGATGAAATGTCCCCCCACCAACCGCTTCCGCTTATATGCAGGGCACTGCAGCCGCGAGGGGGAAACCCGCGTTTTCCCGGGTTGGACTCGGGATTTTGCCGCGCCCCCTAAAAATTTTTGCGGGCCGGGGCGGGATTTTCCGCCCCGACCCgcattttggcggttattttacgggtcggggcgggatgcggggtctgctagagttgctctaacccCTTAGATCGCGTCACTTTGTCTAAATATATAAATCATCAGTAGTTTGGTAGCCTAAATATATAATTTTGTCCGGGCTCACAGCTGGGCAGTTTCTAACCACGATAGTTAGATCTGAATTCATTGGTTtaccattgttcttcttcttcctcttacTGTCCTCCTCGCGGCAATATCCCCATTCAAGCTCATCTCTCATGGCATCATTGTCGAACAAACGTCAAGATATTAGCCTAGAGGCGGCTCTAGTGAACAATGTTAACCATAATCTTCTACTATAGCGGGCTCTCCTCACTCGACTCTATTGCCAACTTGTCATTGTCTCGCCGGTATCACTGTCGACTTCGCCTTATGGCTCGAACCACTTGGATGAGGTATTTTGCTTGGACCAGGTATTTATTGTGCCGCAAGAAGGAAAAATGATTGGGCTTATCGAGTTATATTAACTTGTCGCCCTTCTAGTAATGTGACACTAATGCAAATTATTTTCACATCATAGCCAAATTTTCAGTGTCGAAGAGGTTTGCGAAATGGTTAGGTTTAGTAAAAAAAAATAGAGGTTTGTTTACTAGTAGATATTTCTTTAAAGTCAATTTTGTCAAAAACCACTCAACTGCAACTCAATCATTTTTTTAATAATTAAAGGGGCCACACTGCCCACATTTTCATCCAAGGAAATGGATTTTATTGCAACTGAATTGTTGGCAATGAACCGAATCAGAAAAGTAACCTGAAAAAAAAGCTATACTGGCCAGTTACTGCAACTGCAACACGACCTCTCCCTCGTCGCGAGGCTTACGCACACCATCATGATGCCGGTGGACGGCGAGAGAGAAGCTCCGCACCAAGGAGAAGTGAGGACCGCTGTCTCTGGCTTACTAGCAAGCTCTACGCACCCCGTCGCCCGGTGGCAGAACCAGAGGTGAGGACCAAAGCTTGGCGCATCTCTGCTTCTACCTGCGGCCGGCGGCGCCGCCTGGTCCAGCGCGAGCGTGATGGTGGTGACGGCGGAGAGTGGTCTGCGCGCGGCCGCGGCAGCGATGGCCGTGTAGCACGAGGTCTCCGTGGGAGTCCAAGAACCGGGTCTGCGTGCGGCCGTGGATGCGACGCCGGCGGAAGCCGTGgttcggaggaggaggaagcGGCCGGAGGCCCGAACCGAGTTCCGCGGCGTGACCCGGACAGGCAAGGGCACGTACCGGGCGCAGATCACGGACCCGAAGGCGAAAGCGCAGATGTGGCTCGGCACGTTCTGcaccgccgaggaggccgccagaGCCTACGACGCCGCGGCCGTCAAGCTGTACGGCTCGGCGGCCAAGCCCAACTTCAGGCAGTCACCCATGGCCACCGCCGCTGGTGACGGCGTCGCATCGCACCTCTCCTGCGCCACAGCCGAGCCGTCCTCgccggtgaagaagaagaagaagaagaagaagaagaagaagaagaagaagaagaagaggaagagtgATAGGCAGTTCCGCGGCGTGTTCCAGACACTAGGGGGCAGGTACGGGGCGGAgatcaagcaccgcaagattcTGCGGCAGCTCGGCACCTTCGACACCGCCGAGGACGCCGCCAGAGCGTACGACGCCGCGGCCGTCGAGCTGCACTGCGCGAGGGCTGTTACCAACttcaaggcgggcggcggcgtctCCGAGCCGTCCGGCGAAGCGGCGGGGAGCGTGAAGATGAAGGTGGAGGAGCCAGGCGCGAGGACCGAGCTCCAAGGCGTGCACGGGCAACTGGGCGGCGAGTGCAGTGCGCAGACATGGGACTCCAAGGACTTTGACCTCCTCGACGACTTGACGGAGCTGCCGGCGCTCGACTTCTCGGACAGCCTGATCCCAGGCCCGCTGCTCGCCGGTCTGCGGACCGACCTGCCGGCGGCGGAGCGGCAGCTGGTGGACGAGTTCATCAAGGACATGAACTTCACCGACGTGGGGAATTAGCAGGCGTGAATTAGCGAGGAACCAGGGCCAATTTTGTCCGGTTTGAGTGGCTGACTACCAAAATCATCTTATGTTTGTTGTTCTGGTTACAGGAAAATATGAATATATGCAGGACAAAGTTCAGTCCATGGTTTGAGGATGCATGAATCTGACTGGAGTGTGTTTTGCTATTATCAGCTCTAGGAAAGGAGGATTGATTACGACGTTTATTCTCACAATTTGCTAATTTTGTGTTGCCGGAAATTTTCGTAAACCTGAGAAACTTAAATTTGCACATTGGACAGGCTAAACTTGCACTTCGAAAATCATGCAACTTATGTGTAAGTTTATATATGAAGTTATTAGTTTGTGACTCGTTGGATGTTGATCCAACGGTACCCAAATATTTCAAACAAGATAAAAGCAGATGCTAGCGAATTAGCCCAAGTCAACACAAATTGGATTCTAAACTTCAACTCGGATTAGCCTTGTTGGAGTTATATTGTCGATTAAGTGCTACAAGGCTCTAGGCAGACTTCAGTAGGGGAGCGGTGACAGCAACGCGCCGGCTACTCGTTCTGACGACAGTAGTGATCTATAGAGGGTCCTCGATTTAATTTCATAATGTGCGGGATGCTTTGCATTTCTGGTTAAACTTTATAGCAGATTCGGGTATTTGCACACACAAAAAAGGTTTTAGGTTTGTACCAGAGATTTAAACATAAGAATTAAGCCATGGTCAAAGATGAGAATTAAGCCCGAGTAAGCCAAATTTCGGTCTAGATGAAAAGAAAATAATAAAATAATATAATGTTCACACAATTTTCTTGCATACGTTTCTCTTTATCTAAATATATTAAATTATATTGGAAGTCAGAAAAGCTTTGGTAGCTGCCAATATAATTTTGACACATATACCACTAACGTCAAAGAAAATTCAACTTATTTAATTTCCTATTATGGTTAATTATAAGCAATATGTTGTGTTTATTTGTTCGTGGGCATTGTGTTGTAACTTTTCTTGCAATATTTGCCACCCCCAGCGCAGTCCACCAAATGTGCTTGGGAGTATTTTGTTATTTTGATAATTATTTTTGAAACTTTGGTTGAGTCAGGGGAGCATGTGTCGCTGCCGAGAGCACAAAATACACACTCCATCCCCAACCATCATCTAGTAACAATATCTTTTTTGGGTGCATATTAATGATTCTTAAGAAAAGCTTCATGTAAAAGTTACAGGAACACATGTAGATCACAAAAATGTGCAACATTATGAAATTTGTGAACCAAAAAAGTGTCCAAAGAAAGAAGAGATTTATGTGTCTCACTGCAGATAAAAAAACTCCATAATTTTCTTATCCAACTCACATTCTCTTGTAAATGTGGATTTCCTTGTGCGGGGCTTATATATGTAGATTTTAGAATTTCACTGATGTAGACGAAACAAACACAACAATGATATACAATCACAAATTTTCTATGGCAATGGCTATAGGGTCCTCGTAAATCATAGAGCAATAGTGATACATAAAGCAATAGAGGTGGCATAAAAAGTAGTACAGAACTCTTGTTCATCCATTGCACAGAGAAAAGATGTCCTTTGGAGGAGGAAAAACAGACGGAGTACCGCAGCTGTGCCGCAGCCTTTTCAGAGTCCAGAGGGTGTCGCCCAGTACTTTGGCCTTGGCCGGGTTGGCGAGAATGGCTGGCAGAGCTCCTTGTGCCGTTCCCTTCTGGCTCCTGCTGTCCCTGCGTCAGCCCGTGCGTGTGGCGTGTGCCTCGACCGTGCATGCACACGGCCCCCCAAAGCACCGGTGGTTCATGCGGTTGCCCATCTAGTGCGACACCCGTGCGCCTAAGTTTTGGCCTCTGGTAAGCTGCTATAAGATACTCcatctgttccaaaataagtgtctcaaacTTAGTATAATTTTTGGAACAAAAGAAgtaattttttttacaaaaacaagatacaGAGTTTTAAAGTACTCTGTGCGGTAAATTCATCATTTCAGTAGCCCAAGGCCACAAACAATATGATGTTTCACAATAACAAATATATATGTCCTGCTAATCTTTTGTCTGGATTCACACAGTGGATTCACATATGGGCACTACGAGCAAATAAATTGGTCATTCGGTCTAAATTCAACGTTTTTTCGGTTACGCCTTTTCTTCTCCATCCTCCTATTACCGTCACCGCCGTCCTTCATTCAAGCTAACCCCTCATGGTAGCATTGTTGAACGAGCATCAAGAATTGTTAAGGAAATCGGTAACTGGTAGCTGCTCGGTCGGCTTGGAAGTAGCGATTAATCGATGAATCGGCCTATTAACTGGATTAATCGGTAAATTAAATAGAAATCTGCTAACATATATCTAATTTTTAAGGTATTATTCCGTATTCTAGAGCCCTCAACTATGTAATATACCAAAAATGTTACGATTTGGTCGAACTCTAGCTATTCAGGGGTGATAGGCGAATGGGAGGGCCTACGGGCCAAAAATTTGGGCTTTGTTTGCCCCTAAGTTAATGGGCCAGCAGCGATTAATCGCCCTGACAACTATTAATTAATCGGTCTCATAGGCAAGTTAATCGGCCTGAGAAGTTAACGCAACAAATAGGTGCTATTCGATTCGGCCATCCTACGAGTAGCGATTAATTGGCCCGTTAACTGATTAATCAAATGAATTCTTGAACATTATTCAAGATACCATTCGATTGGCGGCTCCAGTGACACCGTTAACCATATTCTTTGACTCTAGTGAGGTCCCTCACTCGACTCCACCATCACCGGCTTCCCCGCATCGGCGTGACTTTGTCTTGTGACTCAAACGACATGTAGGTCTTCTGCTTGGACGGGGTTTGTTAAGTCGCAAGAATATAAAATCACTTCGCTTGTCGGGTTATATGAACTTGTCGAAGTAGGTTCTCTTTTGCATGTAATTTTAATATGACACTAGTGCTTTCATTAAAATGACAATGTAAACGCCTTTGTTGGATGCCACGTGCTTGCATGTTTGAAAAAAATAAATCATGAGAAGCAAGCTCGTGACGCGGAGTTACATTTTCAAAATAACGCTTCAAATGTGTGCGCAAAATTTTAATTGCTCGTTTTTAGTAATGTGCACAAAACAATGCTATTAGAAATTGCTTCAAATCCAAACAATTCATAACATATGGTTTGTACTATGAATTTTCCTTCATGACTCATACTTGCATTTCCCAAATACCCAGTCCATGCTCCAAAATTTGTAAAAATGCAATCAATTTCTCATACTAATTGTGCAAGCAATAGTGTTATTAGGGACTTGCTTCTATTCTAAACAATCCATAATAGACCACCATCTTTTTTTAATAGATCGTCATCTTATCAGTTTATGCTTTTGGCTATGAACTTTTTTTTGTGTGAGACATAGTTGCTTTTAAAAAATGGCAGCGCATGACCTCAAAATTGTAGAAAGGCAATTTTGAGGCCCATTTTAATATAGTACTATGCAAGCAGAACATATAGTAAACAATTTTACCAAAACAATTTCACATAAGATGTTCAACTTATATGTTAATGCCAGAAAAGTATATTTATACAATATCAATTTGTTTTTATGCAG
The sequence above is a segment of the Aegilops tauschii subsp. strangulata cultivar AL8/78 chromosome 6, Aet v6.0, whole genome shotgun sequence genome. Coding sequences within it:
- the LOC109753380 gene encoding APETALA2-like protein 5 is translated as MWLGTFCTAEEAARAYDAAAVKLYGSAAKPNFRQSPMATAAGDGVASHLSCATAEPSSPTLGGRYGAEIKHRKILRQLGTFDTAEDAARAYDAAAVELHCARAVTNFKAGGGVSEPSGEAAGSVKMKVEEPGARTELQGVHGQLGGECSAQTWDSKDFDLLDDLTELPALDFSDSLIPGPLLAGLRTDLPAAERQLVDEFIKDMNFTDVGN